In Zalophus californianus isolate mZalCal1 chromosome 4, mZalCal1.pri.v2, whole genome shotgun sequence, the following proteins share a genomic window:
- the LOC113936762 gene encoding small RNA 2'-O-methyltransferase-like, with translation MEENKQCNSMDNCEVPSKKVIEFKPPVYEQRYYFVKNLVNRHGLRKIADLGFSDATLLWMLKYHRCVQYLVGVDIAARPFEWGGGRLSPGVGGYIIPRELDLTITLYRGSAVQKDSRLCGFDLITCIELIEHLDSEDLAKFPEVVFGYFSPGMVVISTPNSEFNPLFPASTFRDPDHRFEWNRTQFQTWAFDVAKLYNYSVEFTGVGDPPAGAECVGYCTQIGVFQKNIAKPTESSISEPEEHVPEEHVYEVVYTTSYPSLQQSKYFRLTLSSESVKAIGLMKSRFLRGLRKREDDQVVPLGSCTLQFGLTEAQRAEIEQSPKPYSVGEKFYVPLERLIIYPKVNHLVVGSMEKLRTILAEGLRQKEIKVRCRWSWLITKHKASLMSI, from the coding sequence atggaagaaaacaaacagtgCAACAGTATGGATAATTGTGAAGTTCCCAGCAAGAAAGTCATTGAGTTCAAACCACCAGTGTATGAACAGAGATACTACTTTGTTAAAAACTTAGTGAATCGACATGGACTCAGGAAGATTGCAGACTTGGGCTTCAGTGATGCCACACTTTTATGGATGCTGAAATATCACCGCTGTGTTCAGTATCTTGTTGGAGTAGATATTGCTGCCAGACCCTTTGAATGGGGAGGGGGTAGGTTGTCTCCAGGAGTGGGGGGTTACATCATTCCTCGGGAACTAGATTTGACCATAACCTTGTACCGTGGTTCTGCTGTACAAAAAGACTCCCGTTTGTGTGGATTTGACTTGATAACATGTATTGAATTGATAGAACACTTAGATTCTGAAGATCTGGCCAAGTTTCCTGAAGTCGTATTTGGGTACTTTTCTCCGGGTATGGTTGTCATCAGCACACCAAACTCTGAATTCAATCCCCTGTTTCCAGCATCAACCTTTAGAGATCCAGATCACAGATTTGAGTGGAACAGAACACAATTTCAGACGTGGGCTTTCGATGTGGCAAAACTGTACAATTACTCCGTAGAGTTCACTGGTGTGGGGGATCCACCAGCAGGAGCTGAGTGTGTTGGATACTGTACCCAGATAGGGGTCTTCCAGAAAAACATAGCAAAGCCGACTGAATCGAGCATTTCAGAGCCAGAGGAACACGTTCCAGAGGAACACGTTTATGAAGTTGTTTACACCACCTCATACCCGAGTTTACAGCAAAGCAAATACTTCCGGCTTACTCTGAGTAGTGAGTCGGTCAAAGCAATCGGCTTAATGAAAAGCAGGTTTCTCCGGGGTCTGAGGAAAAGGGAGGACGATCAAGTGGTACCACTTGGCAGTTGTACCCTACAGTTCGGATTAACAGAAGCTCAAAGGGCCGAAATAGAACAGTCCCCCAAACCTTACAGTGTGGGAGAGAAGTTCTACGTACCCCTGGAAAGACTCATTATTTATCCGAAGGTGAACCACTTGGTGGTGGGTAGTATGGAGAAGCTGAGAACAATACTTGCTGAGGGACTTCGACAGAAGGAGATCAAAGTGCGGTGCAGGTGGAGTTGGTTGATTACCAAACACAAGGCCTCTTTGATGAGTATTTAA